A genomic region of Leeia speluncae contains the following coding sequences:
- a CDS encoding choline sulfate utilization transcriptional regulator, with protein MANLQEIPGLQALQYFESAARHLNFTTAAQELGTTQPAISARIQQLESRLGVPLFKRQHRGVVLTPDGARLMQAVQEGLGIIANVTEDILARQKKPVLTVATDFGFAAYWLMPRLGALRDFIPDLDVRIVTSQQAIDIRDGMVDVAIAFGEGNWPGCVAEKLLPEQVIPVCTQVFKETKGLDQMAAWADIPLIHLERPNPVRWLGWDDWYSSHHWPIHHQGHDVTFNNYPLVIQGAMAGQGVALGWVPLVQDLLQHGQLVRAYDEPLETERGYFIVLREDTRLAGYIKLFRDWIRGACGVGR; from the coding sequence ATGGCAAACTTGCAAGAAATACCCGGCTTACAAGCGCTGCAATATTTTGAGTCAGCCGCTCGGCACTTAAACTTTACAACGGCCGCACAAGAGCTTGGCACGACTCAGCCGGCTATTAGCGCGAGAATCCAGCAATTGGAGTCTCGCCTTGGCGTGCCGTTATTTAAGCGCCAGCATCGTGGCGTTGTGTTAACGCCAGATGGCGCACGCCTGATGCAAGCGGTACAAGAAGGGTTGGGGATTATTGCGAATGTCACTGAAGATATATTAGCGAGGCAAAAGAAACCGGTATTAACGGTGGCAACCGACTTTGGTTTTGCCGCCTATTGGTTGATGCCAAGGTTGGGTGCATTAAGAGATTTTATTCCCGATTTAGATGTTCGGATTGTCACTTCTCAACAGGCCATTGATATTCGAGATGGGATGGTGGATGTCGCCATCGCATTTGGAGAGGGGAACTGGCCAGGGTGTGTCGCTGAAAAACTACTCCCTGAGCAAGTCATTCCCGTCTGTACGCAAGTATTTAAAGAGACTAAAGGCTTAGACCAAATGGCCGCTTGGGCAGATATCCCTCTCATCCACTTAGAAAGGCCTAACCCCGTTCGTTGGCTTGGATGGGACGATTGGTATTCATCTCATCATTGGCCAATCCATCATCAGGGGCACGATGTTACCTTTAATAACTACCCATTAGTGATTCAAGGCGCAATGGCAGGGCAGGGGGTTGCCCTAGGTTGGGTACCGCTAGTACAAGATTTGCTTCAGCATGGACAGTTGGTGCGTGCATATGATGAGCCCTTAGAAACTGAAAGGGGCTATTTCATAGTGTTACGAGAAGATACACGCTTAGCGGGTTACATTAAGCTATTTCGAGATTGGATTCGTGGTGCTTGTGGAGTGGGGAGATAG
- the betC gene encoding choline-sulfatase → MSKQPNILILMADQLTPGALAAYGNKVCKTPNIDKLAANGQVFESAYTNSPLCAPSRYVFMSGKLPSRIGGYDNASELPSEVLTFGHYLRHAGYHTILSGKMHFCGADQMHGFEERLTTDIYPADFGWTPDWSKPEDRPSWYHNMSSVTDAGVCVRTNQLDFDEEVVFAAKQKLYDLVRTDDKRPFCMVVSMTHPHDPYAIPKKYWDRYQHDEIDMPKVSAADVPQDPHTLRLRHVSDMDNSPISDEQVRNARHAYYGSVAFVDDQIGEILQALEDTGQSENTIVMLLADHGDMLGERGLWYKMCYFEGATRVPLIISAPEKFGIGRIKASVSLADILPTVYDIAYNGDAPAHPEQLDGRSLWPHLTQNGGHDEVIGEYLGEGAIAPLLMIRRGPWKFIYSPTDPDMLFNLEEDPLEKQNLAGLIDYADLVAKFHAEIAERWDLATLTKSVLQSQKRRQFHYEAQVKGHRKAWDFQPFQDASQKYMRNHIELDTLEAMARFPRVFGHGG, encoded by the coding sequence ATGAGTAAACAACCAAACATTTTGATTCTGATGGCAGACCAGCTTACCCCTGGTGCGTTAGCTGCTTATGGCAATAAGGTCTGTAAAACACCAAATATCGATAAGCTAGCCGCCAATGGCCAAGTATTTGAGTCAGCCTATACCAATAGTCCGTTGTGCGCGCCATCCCGCTATGTGTTTATGTCTGGCAAATTGCCAAGCAGAATTGGTGGTTATGACAATGCATCTGAACTACCATCCGAAGTCCTGACGTTTGGCCACTATCTACGCCACGCGGGTTATCACACTATTTTGTCCGGCAAGATGCATTTCTGTGGCGCAGATCAAATGCATGGCTTTGAAGAACGCCTCACCACAGATATCTACCCTGCCGATTTTGGATGGACACCGGATTGGAGCAAACCAGAAGATCGTCCTAGCTGGTATCACAATATGAGTTCTGTCACGGATGCAGGTGTGTGTGTTCGGACCAATCAGTTAGATTTTGATGAAGAAGTCGTGTTTGCGGCTAAACAAAAGCTCTATGACCTAGTCAGAACTGACGATAAACGTCCGTTTTGCATGGTAGTTTCGATGACCCACCCGCACGATCCTTACGCCATTCCTAAAAAATACTGGGATCGCTATCAGCATGATGAAATCGACATGCCAAAGGTTAGCGCCGCAGATGTACCGCAAGACCCGCATACCCTGCGTCTGCGTCATGTAAGCGATATGGATAACAGTCCGATTAGTGATGAACAAGTTCGTAATGCACGCCATGCTTATTATGGTTCAGTGGCATTTGTTGATGATCAAATCGGAGAAATTCTGCAAGCGCTAGAAGATACCGGTCAAAGCGAGAACACCATTGTGATGTTATTAGCAGACCATGGCGACATGCTCGGCGAACGTGGTCTTTGGTACAAGATGTGTTACTTCGAGGGAGCTACTCGTGTACCACTGATCATTTCCGCACCTGAAAAATTTGGAATTGGTCGTATTAAAGCATCTGTCTCACTCGCAGATATTTTGCCAACCGTCTACGACATAGCATACAACGGAGACGCACCTGCACACCCAGAGCAACTAGATGGTCGTAGCTTATGGCCACACCTCACCCAAAACGGCGGTCACGATGAAGTGATTGGCGAATACCTAGGCGAAGGCGCCATTGCTCCGCTACTCATGATTCGTCGCGGCCCATGGAAGTTTATCTATAGTCCAACAGATCCCGACATGCTGTTTAATCTAGAAGAAGATCCACTAGAAAAGCAAAACTTAGCTGGATTAATCGATTATGCAGATCTAGTCGCCAAATTCCATGCTGAAATTGCAGAGCGCTGGGACTTAGCCACGCTCACCAAATCGGTTCTACAAAGTCAAAAACGTCGCCAGTTCCATTATGAAGCTCAAGTAAAAGGGCATCGTAAAGCATGGGACTTCCAACCCTTCCAAGATGCTAGTCAGAAATATATGAGAAATCATATTGAACTAGACACCTTAGAAGCCATGGCCAGATTCCCAAGAGTCTTTGGTCACGGCGGTTAA
- the choX gene encoding choline ABC transporter substrate-binding protein, which yields MRRTALFKFSVATIAASISTIAMAADPDSCKTVKMSEPGWADIQATNSMVEVVLEALGYTPKVDNLSVPITFRGLQMGQTDVFLGNWMPAQKPMVEGSIKDGSIEVMQTNLPQAKFTLAVPAYVAAAGVKSFNDLQKNADKFENKIYGIEAGAPANRNIQNMLIKHDFGLKDWKLVESSEAGMLSQVSRKIADKAWIVFLAWEPHMMNTKFKISYLADGDAYFGPNYGSASVHTVSRKGFAKQCPNLGKLFTQIKFNVDMENDIITDVLDKKQDAKVAAKAALKANPQLVASWLAGVQTTTGGDGLAAVKQALAK from the coding sequence ATGCGTCGCACTGCCCTTTTTAAGTTTTCTGTTGCCACCATTGCCGCAAGTATTTCCACCATTGCGATGGCAGCAGATCCAGATAGCTGCAAAACCGTCAAAATGTCTGAACCAGGCTGGGCGGATATTCAAGCAACCAACTCAATGGTTGAAGTGGTATTAGAGGCGCTGGGCTACACACCCAAAGTAGATAACCTATCGGTCCCTATCACATTCCGTGGCTTACAAATGGGCCAAACAGATGTATTCCTAGGTAACTGGATGCCCGCCCAAAAACCGATGGTGGAAGGCTCGATTAAAGATGGCAGCATTGAAGTCATGCAAACCAACTTACCACAAGCTAAGTTCACATTAGCGGTGCCTGCCTATGTCGCAGCGGCAGGGGTAAAAAGCTTTAATGATTTACAAAAGAACGCCGACAAATTTGAAAACAAAATCTACGGTATTGAAGCTGGCGCCCCTGCAAACCGTAATATTCAAAATATGCTAATCAAACATGATTTCGGTTTGAAAGACTGGAAATTAGTTGAATCAAGTGAAGCCGGTATGCTCAGCCAGGTGTCTCGCAAAATTGCCGATAAAGCATGGATTGTCTTTTTGGCTTGGGAACCACACATGATGAATACCAAGTTCAAGATATCTTACTTAGCGGATGGCGATGCCTATTTTGGCCCGAACTACGGCAGTGCGAGTGTACATACCGTGTCACGTAAGGGTTTTGCTAAACAATGTCCTAACCTAGGCAAATTGTTCACACAAATCAAATTTAACGTCGATATGGAAAATGACATCATCACTGATGTACTAGACAAAAAACAAGATGCAAAAGTCGCCGCAAAAGCAGCTTTAAAAGCCAACCCACAATTGGTTGCTAGCTGGCTAGCAGGTGTACAAACCACCACTGGTGGTGATGGTCTAGCAGCCGTTAAACAAGCACTAGCTAAATAA
- a CDS encoding ClcB-like voltage-gated chloride channel protein: MRHRKSQYNKLVVTLCIAVVIGAIGALATQGFRGLLNLLSLFLYQHPDSPVHTASLLPDWLKILTPALGGILAGYILQKVHYQAGEQTDYMEAITLGNGSLPIKQSLLRAASSAISVVSGSSIGREASMIQLAALSGSLLLNQFLSHLPNKRLLVACGAAAGITAAYNTPIAAALFVSEIILQTITFETLAPLVISAAVAQLISSSFIGEGAIYHFPALAQHLGISWYWYALIGMIAGVAAPILLKLLNITRQLFQKTPIPLWGKLGVGGLIVGVLSVGETAVWGNGYETVNFLFANPLSLTALIVLLLYKVSATAVSTGSGAIGGIFTPSLLVGAIMGSIAFHIAAFFQPNMANSAIWIICGMGAFLGATTHAPLMAILMLFEMTQAPQAIVPLMLSTVCGFILSKGLGSTSVYARALPESHQGTTPIDHLIKKDPPTLAYPPNIEIADQLFKTYLWPHIYVTDNEFRFLGAISLHDFRALESKQALAEMLNVPDCYIRMNYPRIRSDNLVEEAINVFVTHQGERVPVIGEDGKLIGYMTKNDLLKRLGQHWQD; this comes from the coding sequence ATGAGACATCGGAAAAGCCAATACAACAAACTCGTCGTTACGCTTTGTATCGCCGTCGTCATTGGTGCCATTGGCGCTTTAGCGACGCAAGGGTTTCGCGGGTTACTCAATTTATTGAGCCTCTTCTTATATCAGCACCCCGATAGCCCGGTTCATACGGCCAGCCTCTTGCCTGACTGGCTAAAGATACTCACCCCAGCATTAGGTGGAATACTTGCAGGCTATATCTTGCAAAAAGTGCATTACCAAGCTGGTGAACAAACCGACTATATGGAAGCCATTACCCTAGGTAACGGCAGTCTACCAATTAAGCAATCCTTACTTCGTGCCGCTTCGTCAGCGATTTCGGTTGTCTCAGGGAGTTCGATTGGACGAGAAGCATCGATGATTCAGTTGGCCGCCTTAAGCGGCTCATTATTACTGAATCAATTCCTTTCTCATCTTCCAAACAAGAGGTTACTCGTTGCCTGTGGGGCAGCAGCAGGCATCACCGCCGCCTACAACACCCCCATCGCAGCAGCCCTCTTTGTTAGTGAAATCATCTTACAAACCATCACGTTTGAAACCCTTGCGCCGCTTGTCATTTCCGCTGCAGTTGCCCAGCTTATCTCTAGCTCATTCATCGGAGAAGGGGCTATTTATCATTTCCCTGCACTAGCTCAACACCTAGGCATTAGCTGGTATTGGTACGCACTGATTGGCATGATTGCCGGCGTTGCAGCGCCTATTTTGCTAAAACTCCTAAATATCACGCGACAACTATTTCAAAAAACCCCGATTCCACTTTGGGGAAAACTTGGTGTTGGTGGGCTAATTGTTGGTGTGCTATCTGTTGGTGAAACTGCGGTATGGGGAAATGGCTATGAAACGGTCAACTTTCTTTTTGCAAACCCGCTATCGCTTACCGCTTTAATTGTCTTGTTGTTATATAAAGTCAGCGCCACAGCGGTTTCTACTGGTTCAGGTGCCATTGGCGGTATCTTCACCCCCTCCTTATTAGTCGGCGCAATCATGGGATCAATCGCATTCCATATCGCTGCTTTTTTTCAGCCAAATATGGCAAACAGTGCGATTTGGATTATCTGTGGCATGGGGGCATTTTTAGGTGCAACAACACATGCGCCATTAATGGCAATCCTCATGCTGTTTGAAATGACACAAGCCCCACAAGCCATTGTGCCGCTAATGCTTTCAACCGTATGTGGGTTTATTCTGTCAAAAGGGCTTGGCAGCACATCTGTTTACGCGCGTGCCTTACCAGAAAGCCACCAAGGTACAACACCCATCGATCATCTAATCAAAAAAGACCCGCCCACTTTGGCCTATCCGCCGAACATCGAAATAGCTGACCAACTATTTAAAACCTATCTTTGGCCACATATCTATGTGACCGATAACGAGTTTCGCTTTTTAGGTGCGATTTCTCTTCATGACTTCAGAGCGCTAGAGAGCAAACAAGCCTTAGCAGAAATGCTCAATGTACCTGATTGCTATATTCGAATGAATTACCCAAGAATTCGCTCAGACAACCTCGTAGAAGAAGCGATTAATGTATTTGTCACCCATCAAGGGGAGCGGGTGCCTGTGATAGGAGAAGATGGAAAGTTGATTGGATACATGACGAAGAATGATCTTCTAAAACGCCTAGGGCAACATTGGCAAGATTAA
- a CDS encoding pilus assembly protein — MKPSNHRKTRRTHPKLIVTLVAAGLVEMAASPVYADSPYPSVPQYSAVTVPPNIMLLFDDSGSMASCPSGSSSPCTSKLSTAKSVSTTLITNNSSMKWGLFSFQTVSGIMRSPVKSRSAAADLTEINNKINALTASYITPLASTYNEITRYYRGLTSLYGRDTDPLTAGTQNTAYSSPIQYRCQKNFVIIVTDGEPNENSSVTFPTESASNTSKLPYRDNATYPASYSTRNTTSLAYLAKFMHEVDLVQGGTDADGVSFDATDFPKQTVATYMVGFDAPSSANSVFTNTTSWGGGEYYTASNQASLVSSLNSILQSISNQVANSRQVIASTSTVESGTKMIKGIYDTSDWHGDILIADYNGGNPSWGSATSAMTVMRAAAAASSTWWSNTRVVLTGLVSGTTTTPLVFNKSVLPSYTAYWNLLGSTTAAKQNVVDFIRGKQGISGFRTRLDSASQAQLLGDFLDTNPVHVGAPSGSSNLTDYATFKTNNASRAMVFAGANDGMLHGFSTSSGSEILGYVPSSVYGNLPDLTSTSYGSTVAHNYFVNGPLIATDIKIQRSGESAASWKTILLGSLAQGGKGVFALDVTSSANFTETTPSKTVMWEYTNKHDASVGYNFSKALITVARTSSTTAEPVAIIPSGYDNNTTDSPNDTISDSSSTNKLYVIRLSDGSLIRSINVPITGAGLSAPAGLDVAQDGIIDYVYAGDINGNLWRFNLTSSTPSAWSVASSPIFVAKNSSNETQPIFYRPVITTAKDSSGNKLGTMIVFGTGRLLTTADRTSTSTQSLYGVLDRYNSSSDSFTSNNLSRSNLIQQTINTSREIDVTDTAKLVGKYRNISTNSVDLTDTGVFGWYIDLPDSGAREAANPRIEEASDGSISAVWFPTGQPVSSGQCTAGGEGWLYSVNALTGAPLTTSFLDIDQDGYAEVGDNLDFNNDGSVTESAVDSAAGYKLTFYPGELSRIGLSTTTVSNGVTSSTGSFGDSGSFVALKDSNDSGVFTQMSGGGGTSGNTVTVAQTPVNGTTTLGSATSTTTLTFNNSCLGTSCSSSAASKVKVNRISWRELL, encoded by the coding sequence ATGAAGCCGTCAAACCATCGCAAAACAAGGCGAACACATCCAAAACTAATTGTTACATTGGTAGCTGCTGGTTTGGTCGAAATGGCTGCTTCTCCTGTGTATGCTGATTCTCCCTATCCAAGTGTTCCTCAGTACTCGGCGGTTACCGTACCCCCAAATATTATGTTGCTATTTGATGATTCTGGATCAATGGCGTCTTGCCCCTCTGGCAGTTCGTCCCCTTGTACATCAAAATTAAGTACAGCAAAAAGCGTATCAACTACATTAATTACAAATAACAGTAGTATGAAATGGGGGCTTTTTTCGTTTCAGACGGTTTCTGGTATTATGCGATCGCCTGTTAAAAGTCGAAGTGCGGCTGCTGATTTAACTGAGATTAATAATAAAATCAATGCATTAACTGCCTCTTATATTACGCCATTAGCATCGACTTACAATGAAATTACTCGATACTACCGTGGGCTAACTTCTCTTTATGGTAGAGATACTGATCCTTTAACAGCGGGTACCCAGAATACTGCATACTCGTCACCAATTCAGTACCGATGCCAAAAAAACTTTGTCATTATTGTGACGGATGGCGAGCCGAATGAAAATTCATCCGTGACTTTCCCAACGGAGTCCGCTTCTAATACTTCCAAGTTGCCTTATCGTGATAATGCAACATATCCGGCCAGCTATAGTACGCGTAACACTACCTCATTAGCTTATCTTGCAAAATTTATGCATGAAGTAGATTTGGTCCAAGGGGGAACAGATGCAGATGGTGTTTCATTTGATGCGACTGATTTTCCAAAACAGACGGTTGCAACCTACATGGTTGGATTTGATGCGCCTAGCTCTGCAAACTCTGTCTTTACAAATACGACAAGTTGGGGGGGCGGTGAGTATTACACAGCAAGCAACCAAGCCAGTTTGGTGAGTTCTTTAAATTCGATTCTGCAGAGCATTTCTAATCAGGTTGCGAACTCAAGACAGGTGATTGCTAGTACGTCGACGGTTGAGTCTGGTACCAAAATGATCAAGGGTATTTATGATACTTCTGACTGGCATGGCGATATTTTAATTGCTGATTATAATGGAGGTAATCCAAGTTGGGGTTCTGCCACGAGTGCTATGACGGTGATGAGAGCGGCGGCCGCCGCTAGTTCTACTTGGTGGAGTAACACAAGAGTTGTCTTAACAGGATTGGTTTCAGGAACGACTACAACACCACTTGTTTTCAATAAATCGGTATTGCCATCCTACACTGCATACTGGAACTTGTTAGGCTCAACAACCGCTGCAAAACAAAATGTGGTGGATTTTATACGTGGTAAACAAGGAATATCAGGCTTTAGAACCCGCCTAGATTCTGCTAGCCAAGCCCAATTACTTGGTGATTTCTTAGATACGAACCCTGTTCATGTAGGTGCGCCAAGTGGCTCTTCTAATCTAACTGATTACGCCACTTTTAAAACTAATAATGCTTCTCGGGCAATGGTATTTGCTGGTGCGAATGATGGCATGCTCCATGGATTTAGTACATCTTCTGGCTCCGAGATATTGGGGTATGTTCCTTCATCTGTGTACGGTAACTTACCTGACCTGACTAGCACTAGTTATGGGTCCACAGTGGCACACAACTATTTTGTGAATGGACCCTTAATCGCGACAGATATTAAGATACAACGTTCAGGGGAGTCCGCTGCGAGTTGGAAAACCATTCTTCTTGGCTCTCTTGCTCAGGGCGGTAAGGGGGTATTTGCACTAGATGTGACAAGTAGTGCTAACTTTACAGAAACAACCCCAAGCAAGACTGTCATGTGGGAGTACACAAATAAGCATGATGCCTCTGTCGGTTATAATTTCTCAAAAGCATTAATCACAGTCGCAAGAACAAGTAGCACCACAGCTGAACCGGTGGCAATTATTCCAAGTGGTTATGATAATAATACGACCGACTCTCCAAATGATACGATCTCGGACTCATCTTCTACCAATAAACTGTATGTAATTCGGTTAAGTGATGGTTCTTTAATTCGTTCTATTAATGTGCCAATCACTGGCGCTGGACTTTCAGCGCCTGCGGGTCTTGATGTCGCTCAGGATGGCATTATCGACTATGTATATGCGGGTGATATCAACGGGAATCTATGGCGATTTAATTTAACCTCTAGTACGCCAAGTGCATGGTCTGTTGCAAGTAGCCCCATTTTTGTGGCGAAAAATAGTTCAAATGAAACTCAGCCAATTTTTTATCGGCCAGTGATTACAACCGCTAAAGACAGTAGTGGCAATAAGTTGGGAACCATGATTGTCTTTGGGACTGGTAGATTACTTACAACGGCTGATAGAACTAGCACATCGACACAATCACTTTATGGTGTATTGGATCGATATAACAGCTCTTCTGATTCGTTCACTTCAAATAACTTATCTAGATCTAACTTAATCCAGCAAACGATTAATACGTCACGTGAAATTGATGTGACGGATACTGCCAAGTTAGTTGGTAAGTACAGAAATATTTCCACAAACTCTGTTGATTTAACAGATACAGGTGTATTCGGTTGGTATATAGACTTGCCTGATTCTGGTGCACGAGAGGCGGCCAATCCACGCATCGAAGAGGCTAGTGATGGATCGATTTCTGCTGTGTGGTTTCCAACGGGACAACCTGTGTCATCTGGTCAATGTACTGCCGGAGGTGAAGGATGGCTTTACTCTGTGAATGCACTAACAGGAGCGCCTTTAACTACCTCATTCTTAGATATTGACCAAGATGGTTATGCTGAGGTTGGGGATAATTTAGATTTCAATAATGATGGTTCTGTAACAGAATCGGCTGTTGATTCTGCTGCTGGGTACAAACTAACCTTTTATCCTGGGGAGCTATCTCGAATTGGGCTTTCAACGACGACAGTCAGTAATGGGGTTACTTCCTCTACAGGATCATTTGGGGATTCAGGAAGCTTTGTAGCATTGAAAGATTCAAACGACTCTGGCGTATTTACCCAAATGTCTGGTGGTGGCGGAACCTCTGGAAATACAGTAACGGTAGCGCAAACACCGGTAAATGGGACAACAACACTAGGTTCAGCTACATCAACTACTACATTGACGTTTAATAATAGCTGCTTAGGGACATCGTGCTCTTCAAGCGCTGCTAGCAAAGTAAAGGTAAATCGAATTTCTTGGCGCGAATTACTGTAG
- a CDS encoding CobD/CbiB family protein — translation MSLLALVLALLLEQFHPLGSRNQFFLLYTRFSNLIERKFNAGEYVHGVVGWLLAVVPACLIAWAVYAVLHRINPFLGLAWNVVILYLTMGFRHFSSAFSGISESLQQQDLHSARELLSGWTNQPTSEMTESEVSKVSIEQGLIDSHRYVFATIFWFLMLPGPIGAVLYRLSSRLFDKWGQRAERTDDLFGRFAATMHNLLDWIPIRLTAVSFAIVGDFEDAVYCWRAQAANWANYAYGILLASGAGAIGVRLGDPVHQDHTVKYRPELGVGDEADPDYLKSAVGLIWRGVLLWLLVVLLLSLSHAI, via the coding sequence ATGAGTTTGCTTGCATTGGTTCTAGCGTTGTTGCTAGAGCAATTTCATCCGTTAGGCAGTCGAAATCAGTTTTTCCTCCTATATACCCGTTTTTCCAACCTGATTGAACGGAAGTTCAATGCCGGTGAATATGTTCACGGCGTGGTGGGCTGGTTACTGGCGGTTGTCCCCGCTTGTTTAATCGCTTGGGCAGTGTATGCCGTCTTGCACCGTATTAATCCATTTTTGGGGTTAGCTTGGAATGTAGTGATTCTTTACCTCACCATGGGATTTCGGCATTTTTCTAGTGCTTTTTCCGGTATTTCAGAGTCGCTACAGCAGCAAGATTTGCATAGTGCACGTGAATTGCTATCTGGTTGGACAAATCAACCAACAAGCGAGATGACCGAGTCGGAAGTCTCTAAAGTGTCTATTGAACAGGGGTTAATCGACTCGCACCGCTATGTGTTTGCGACGATCTTCTGGTTCTTAATGTTGCCAGGCCCAATTGGTGCTGTGTTATATCGTTTATCGTCTCGTTTGTTCGATAAATGGGGTCAACGAGCAGAGCGAACGGACGATTTGTTTGGCCGCTTTGCTGCGACGATGCATAACTTGTTAGATTGGATACCTATCCGTTTAACAGCGGTTAGCTTTGCGATTGTGGGTGATTTTGAAGATGCGGTGTATTGCTGGAGAGCGCAGGCGGCAAACTGGGCAAACTACGCTTACGGTATCTTACTCGCGAGTGGTGCTGGCGCTATTGGAGTGAGACTGGGAGACCCTGTTCACCAAGACCATACCGTGAAATATCGCCCTGAGTTAGGTGTGGGGGACGAGGCTGATCCAGACTATCTAAAGAGTGCTGTCGGACTAATTTGGCGTGGTGTTTTGCTATGGTTATTAGTAGTGCTGTTGCTATCGTTATCCCATGCGATCTAG
- a CDS encoding superoxide dismutase: MEHKLPELPYALDALAPHMSKETLEYHYGKHHQTYITNLNNLIKGTENEELSLEEIVKKAPAGGLFNNAAQVWNHTFFWLGFKPNAGDARVPAGKLADAINAKWGSLEEFKKAFNTSAAGNFGSGWTWLVKKADGSLDIVNTSAAATPLTTADTALLTCDVWEHAYYIDYRNSRPNYLEGFWKLVDWDVVAARLG, from the coding sequence ATGGAACACAAACTGCCAGAACTACCATACGCATTAGACGCACTAGCTCCTCACATGTCTAAAGAAACCCTAGAATACCACTACGGCAAACACCACCAGACATACATCACCAACTTGAACAACTTGATCAAAGGCACAGAGAACGAAGAGCTTTCTCTGGAAGAGATCGTTAAAAAAGCACCAGCTGGTGGCTTGTTCAACAACGCAGCTCAAGTTTGGAACCACACATTCTTCTGGCTAGGCTTCAAGCCAAATGCAGGTGATGCACGCGTACCAGCTGGCAAACTAGCAGATGCTATCAATGCAAAATGGGGTTCTTTGGAAGAATTCAAAAAAGCTTTCAATACATCTGCTGCTGGTAACTTCGGTTCTGGCTGGACTTGGTTAGTGAAAAAAGCTGACGGTTCTCTAGACATCGTTAACACATCTGCTGCTGCAACCCCACTAACAACTGCTGATACCGCATTGTTGACCTGTGACGTATGGGAACACGCATACTACATCGACTACCGTAACAGCCGTCCTAACTACCTAGAAGGTTTCTGGAAATTGGTAGACTGGGATGTTGTTGCTGCTCGCCTAGGTTAA
- a CDS encoding DMT family transporter — MNAYLLLTFAIFSEVIATTSLKASNGFTRPLPSVLVVIGYGFSFYLLALVMRALPVGVVYAIWCGVGILLVMVTSFFVFKEMPDLPAIIGCLMIVGGVLVIQLFSHTKAH; from the coding sequence ATGAATGCTTACCTACTATTAACTTTTGCAATCTTCTCAGAAGTGATTGCAACCACCTCGCTAAAAGCCTCTAATGGATTTACTCGTCCATTGCCGTCTGTTTTAGTGGTGATAGGGTATGGATTTTCTTTTTACTTGCTTGCGCTTGTAATGAGAGCACTACCTGTTGGTGTGGTATATGCCATTTGGTGCGGTGTTGGCATTTTGCTGGTCATGGTGACTAGTTTCTTTGTCTTCAAAGAAATGCCTGATTTGCCTGCCATTATTGGTTGCTTAATGATTGTTGGTGGCGTATTGGTCATTCAACTTTTTTCCCATACTAAAGCACATTAA